ataataatatctaAATGTGaatcttaaactgggacgaacTTAAATGGCAAAATGTAACTCTTAAACTGAAACGGAGCGTTATTTATGGTCAGattaaaatagcaaaataagaCTCCTCACGCTGGCTGGGGAGTTATAGTGCAGCATTATTTCTGACAAAATGTacaaaaagtaagaaaaaaaagtgtatgACAATGTTGTTTCGAGAATTATTAAATGTTTACGAAGTTATGATCAGgaatttaattagagaaaTTAATGCTTAATTGGGAAAAGCAGTGCTAGAACGTAGAGAGCTCCTCTATGTAGTGATGATCTAAGTAGTGTGCCGACAATTTTGACCATCTTCACAATCACAGTTACTACTTACTACTACTGTTTTAGAATAACTATTAGagttatttatttctattaatcTGTTTTACTAATTGCacacacaataaaataagtattttgtataatatactattaagttaataattttcaacaacttttttatttattagagtAAAAAtggtatataaaaaaattattgatgtcAGAGAGAGAGTtagtaaagaaaaaatactAGGAGTACTCTATATAGATGGTAGACTCTCgtatatactctctctatttcaAAGAATACTAGGAGTAATTCATTATTTGGACGGTATCTAATTTTATgcaatactattattttatttattaatgaaaaaaagaataaaatagatataaaatatttttattttaataatgaattttaataatgaattttaataatgaatttcttaataaattaattttaatactccctccgtcccgctttagcagtcccattgacttttctgcacttgttttgtaaaaatgataataaatagttaaagtggagaaataataaagtaaaaaagagaataatgtagataagactcttctctatattattctcttttttacttttattatttctccactttaactatttattatcatttttacaaaacgagtgcagaaaagtcaatgggactgttaaagcgggacggagggagtaattaattttgtgttacATCTATAACGCAgattatttatatagttattagttattaattttaaatatttattaaatctaaCATGACCTTTTGCATGTAGAAGTAAATCATGAAGAAATCTCATAAGGTATACTACTCTTATGacctttttcttaatatttgtgaaattctaaatttataatatttcgtATAGTAAATGCAAAGAAAATGACGGGTTACCCACTATCATTGAATGGCGGTCGATGTTGTTATACTTCAATTTATAagtatactactactaaaatagaaattcatcAAAATGGTACTTACTACTCCATCTTACTTAAGATGGCAAAgttaatttatgatttcttGGACTACTTTCAAAACTATGGGAAAATACTAGCATCGATCCAAAGTTAATGATTTTTAAGATCAATATCCATAAATAATTAGGTAATACTGTAATTTACAAATGTGTTTAATCgcgtacaaaattttaatttattgtttgcaAATTTATCAATTGACAAACACTTCTATGTGTGCATCCTCGTGGTGCACGCATCTCATTCTCGTTCACACCGCTTATGGCCTTCCAACTCCTCCGGTACCCTTAAAGTCCTCCTTCGGCTCTTCCTTTCCAACTCGATCAGTATCCTCACCCACTGCCATACAAAGGTTGCGCAACCTTTCTCCATATACTTACGCCTCCTCCGGAACCCTTGTCATCCTCCTCTTCACCACCATCATCACACACATTGTTGTCGTACAAAGGTGCCACATATCCCTCCTTCGCCGTTGTCATTCCCCTTTGCTTTGTACGGGTCAAACTCGAATTCGGATCAAACTTGACCCGCGCTTTGTCCACAAGGAGTATAATTAATTGCAAAGGAATTGTGGACTTGTCCCCACATGATGACACAATGGGCCTATCGCCCATACTGAACCACTTCGCACGCAATAGACCGCATCACTTTCTTGCCTTCACCTAcatttactaattaatcatatttatgctgtatttattttataaataaactagcctttaaaaatttaagtgaTGAATATCGTATTTACTTGCTATAAACTTATCTCTCCTATGATTTATATACATATCAAATGTGACTTCATTTCATAATCTAAAACTGACACTCGACCGTCAACTTTATTAGAGCTATTTACTGTAATTATATTGGTAAaagttcaaatattcactcaTCGACATGGAAGTTGGTATAAAGTTGATAATAATAACTTAGAACGTCCaattgtttgaaaaaaattataaggaCTAATATAATTCGATTGGTGTGATCGTTCtctttcatatatatttgtatatttttttttgaagtttttcTAACATTGTTTGGATAtaaagatgaaataaattatactcaaatgaaataaatgcaGATGAAATTATGTCTTTCTAACATGTTAAAGAGGTTATAATTTGATTGccaatctatatatttatgacGATGAATAATAGTAGGCTGCAAAAATAAGTATAGTTGGGCATTGCATTTTGTATGATCATTTCGTTGGGCGAAGGAAAATGATTTGCCCCAACATTAGTTATTGATAAAGCAAAAATTGGAGACATGGGTGATGGGTCATTGCCTTCCTCAATAAATGCGTTTTTATGTATGTGAATTCGAAAATTATAAcctatacattaaaaaatatatatatgattaaatgtattttttttaaaatatagataaaacTTGGGCAGTCGATGTTATAACAATTTGATAAATGATGACgccatttttaaaataaaattgtcaaCTCAACATCTATCTCATTTTAACGTACATGGAATTTTGCAATCGGTGGGAAATTAACACCTCTATGATCACTAGCAACTAAGGACCAAATGCACATCCTTGCACGCATACCACACGAACATCACGCGTTAGTGTAAAGTGGAACTCCGTGTGTCATACAAATGAGGTGCAAgtgtatgaatttttttttttactctttcattttttttaatttcatttttcacttttgtggaccttttttcaattttattagtaaactCCATACGTcctcaaaaaatagaaatcgggagtaattggtaaaataaaagaaatatgagaAAATGTAAGAGCATCAACAGTGGGGCGCTTTATACTTCGGCACGTCAACATTTTATCCTCCTACCCATCCACCTCCAGCGGGACGCCCTATAGCCCGCCATATAGTTTTAACTACCCATCCACGTTGCAACGGGCGCGGGGCTGCAGTGGCACCCGATAGGCTTGCCCGATGCCAGAAGCTAGGCTTAGGGCGCGGAGGATGGCAAGGGCTTCGGGCGGGGGCCTGCAATGGCGCCGTAAGGCGCGCCCGATGCATTGGGCGAGCTATAGGGCGTCCCACtatggatgctctaagagagagaaaagatagTGAAAGTAGTGTGTTAAGATTGTGGAGTCCACATTATTAATGGTGTGAAATTATTTAAGCGGATAatccaaaatagtaaaactagtctattttgTAAGATGAAAGGATTATTTAAATACTCACTTCGATTCTATTCGAGATTTTCTTAAtgtaatttcttttaatttgtaatttttaatcgAGAAAGATATAGGGATATTAaaccaataattaaaatgacataaatacaaaaaatagaataaaataggttATTATAAAGAATTATTGGTGTTGATAGGGAAATATGGGGGAGAGGTAGGGACCAAACTCCAAACGTAGCTTTTGCACTTGTCAGTACAATTTTCCGGTTTTctcataaaaaagaaaacgaagaaaaaaaaggaaaaaaaatagaggcAAATCCATTTTACACTCAACGCGCactgtagagagagaaagtaacaAGAGCATTGCGCTTTGACCGCCATTGATAGCGTAGCTTTCTCTTCTCACAAGAAAAGGCGAACAAAAAGTTAAACAGTCATAGAAAGGAAGAAGAGAACAGTGTTCACCTGCGGCTATCACTATCTCAATTCCTTCCGCTGCTGTACATTTCAAATTGACGCGCCTTCACATTTCCCCCTTTTTCGCTTCTGATAATTGAACCTAGCAATGGAGTAGCCGTTTGCGTATTAGTGCGAAATGTCGGGAAAATGTTCTAGGTGTTCCAAATTCAGCTTCGTCTGTGCTTAGTGAGCGAGTGTTTGTTCAGTTCCGTTGGGGATTTTTTTATCCCCTTCCAATTTTTTGACTCATTCTTAGGATAGTTCGGATTTTGGTGGCGGAGCTGAGCTTCAATGTGAATCGCCAACCACAATTTGCTAGTAGTATTTGTGTCCTCGTTTGTTAACTCTTCAAATTATGGAGCCAAATGTTGAAGCGGTTCAACCGCAATTTAGATCCGGAATATCCGGAACGAAACCAGGAGGGATGGGGTTCGTGTTCGACGACATCCACGGCCTGATCCCCGCTCCGCCGGAGACGGACGGAACATCTTTCACGGCGCTTCTCGAGCTCCCGCCGCCGCAAGCTGTGGAGCTCCTTGTGAAGGAGGATTTTCCGGCGAAATCTATGCCGCCGCCAATTTTTCCTTCCAATATTGCCCTAATTGACCGCGCCTCGATGTTTTCTGTATTTGCTTCGGCGGATAATCCGCCGGAGAGCACGAACATTTTATCGGCTTCGAGCTCAATGAAGACCGATTCGGTGAAGCAGGAGCCGTTGGAGTCAGAGCATCACCGGAAGTCTTCATCGCCGGCGGTTTCGAATCAGAGCTTGAAGTCCATCAAGCGAAAGGAGAGGGAGATAAAGGTAATTTCAGACCCCTATCTCATCAATTCGCAAATCCAAATTGGATTCAAATCTGAGTTTGTAACTATCGTGATGTAAATTGATAAACGAGATGATTAACTCGAGaccaaaatttgggggaaaatcGAATATTGTCccaaatttgttgattttgatttttgaatacACAGGTGAAAGAATCAAGCAAAAAGAGCAAAAAACTGGAAGCAAATGAAGCGTCTGATGGGAGTGGCGAGCAGCTGCCATACGTTCATGTCAGAGCTCGCCGTGGCCAGGCCACTGACAGCCATAGCTTAGCTGAACGAGTAATTAtctaaaatctcatgattaatcACTAATTATCTCCTTGATCAAGATTAGTATCCGTAATTATTGCATTTCAAACCCTCAACTACTCACATGTCGTTGTTAACAGGCCCggagagagaaaatcaatGCAAGGATGAAGCTATTACAGGACCTGGTCCCAGGATGTAACAAGGTCAGCTGTCAATACGCTATCGTTTCATTAATACTACAACTTCTGCACCAGCTAATTGTGATGATTGAATCAATTATGTTGAGATTAACGGCTAGTTAGGTGTTTGGATTGcataatcttcttctttcatttACTATGCTTGCCTAATTCCCTGGAAGCTACATATGCCTTTTGTTTTGCAAAAGAACGTTTAGGGTCCACAGTCATCTTTTTAGTTAGGAAAGAAAAGTGGCGGGCCGCTGCTGAAGCGTCCCTCTCGTAATTCCTACGCTGCGTCTTCACCTTTTTTGCCTTTTACCATCTGTTTGGTTCGTTACCCGTCCATTCCAAGGCACTCTTGTAAATTTCTGCATTATCTCTCTTTCCACTTCTTCATTGATAGTAACTGGCACTTTATCGGATTTGGGTTTGGCCTTGGAAGTCATTTCCAATATGcttttgggtttttttaaaatatttgttccATAGATGTTCTAGTCTTGTAGTTGAGCAGTTGAGGTATCTTATCACTACCGAGTTTTTCGTTCAATAGTTGGACCTATAACGTatgataaacaaaattatgctGGTGTTGCTTTAAACTGAAGCTTCTGGACTCACCAGGTGTTAGATATTGATACTTCTAACTCTGAATGGTGTTTCTCTCTGACTGTTTGGCTGTTTTTCCCCACACAGTTTCTTAGGTCTCTCTCTGTGTATACCACTCTcgtgaaattaataataaaaattcataaattattctGTTCATGATACATTCGATGAGCAACAAACTTTCATCGTCTACATGTGAAAGTTTGATAAGGATATGCAGAGCGATTTGATACAGATGAACCATCAGATCAATACATTTTGTATCAGGCAAAGGAAAACCTTATGTCACTCACCAGTACTGGCCTTTTTTTCATGAAACCAGCAATAATGGCTCCACTATTTACCCTAGCGAATGATtctagttaaaaaaaattgacttgTCAGGTTGGATTGTTCTGTTACGTTAGTTTATGGCTTTTCTTGTCATACATTTGGCCATTATTGTCCCTTCACTCCACTGTACTATGTTTAAGAAAAGGTACAATAACAGAATACTCTACGAACAAATTGCAGCTGCCACCTGAAGAGTTAATGAAACTAAGGGTATTAAAGAAGATAAGAGTTTGTTTGAAAGGCTTCGGccacaaaattgataaatgcAATACAGAATGTTCCTCTTCCTGctcctcttt
The nucleotide sequence above comes from Salvia hispanica cultivar TCC Black 2014 chromosome 5, UniMelb_Shisp_WGS_1.0, whole genome shotgun sequence. Encoded proteins:
- the LOC125191036 gene encoding transcription factor bHLH48-like; this encodes MEPNVEAVQPQFRSGISGTKPGGMGFVFDDIHGLIPAPPETDGTSFTALLELPPPQAVELLVKEDFPAKSMPPPIFPSNIALIDRASMFSVFASADNPPESTNILSASSSMKTDSVKQEPLESEHHRKSSSPAVSNQSLKSIKRKEREIKVKESSKKSKKLEANEASDGSGEQLPYVHVRARRGQATDSHSLAERARREKINARMKLLQDLVPGCNKISGTAMVLDEIINHVQALQRQVEFLSMRLAAVNPRIDFNLDALIAVESESSIDNSYLGMFPPSIWPEGQLNSSRQQQPWLLDGLHPGRVDDTSNFITQENSLLSYDSPPNSASLHSSQLKMEL